The Thermococcus thermotolerans genome contains a region encoding:
- the thiC gene encoding phosphomethylpyrimidine synthase ThiC, which translates to MTQLEEAKRGVITEEMKFIAEREGISPEKLRRSVAKGHTVIFRNVRHDWVKPVAVGDVVRVKVNANIGTSRDIVDVKAEIEKAKVAVKYGADTIMDLSTGGDLDSIRKAIMHAVDVPIGTVPIYQAAEEMLAKGKAIIEMTEDDMWKAVEKHFQDGVDYTTIHVGVTREVVEKMKRVKRVVGMVSRGGTFLAAWILHWGEENPFYRDYDYLLELAKEYDVVLSLGDGLRPGGLPDAGDELQISELYTLGRLVRKAREFGVQTMVEGPGHVPIDQIPAQIKLAKVATDNAPFYVLGPIVTDIFPGYDHITAAIGGAIAALNGADFLCYVTPAEHLGLPTVEHVKEGVIASKIAAHAVNLTRFEADFRKDYLMSLARGRLDWAKQFELSQDRDKFIEIRKERPTKTEACSMCGDLCAIKLINDMLRKG; encoded by the coding sequence ATGACCCAGCTTGAGGAGGCCAAACGCGGGGTAATCACGGAGGAGATGAAGTTCATCGCCGAGAGGGAGGGGATAAGCCCCGAAAAGCTCAGGAGGAGCGTGGCTAAAGGACACACCGTCATCTTCCGCAACGTCCGCCACGACTGGGTTAAGCCCGTCGCGGTCGGCGACGTCGTTCGCGTCAAGGTGAACGCAAACATAGGCACCTCCCGCGACATCGTCGATGTCAAGGCCGAAATAGAGAAGGCTAAGGTCGCTGTCAAGTACGGCGCCGACACGATAATGGACCTCTCCACCGGCGGTGACCTCGACTCCATAAGGAAGGCCATAATGCACGCCGTTGATGTGCCAATCGGGACGGTTCCAATCTACCAGGCCGCCGAGGAGATGCTGGCCAAGGGGAAGGCAATCATCGAGATGACCGAAGACGACATGTGGAAGGCCGTTGAGAAGCACTTCCAGGACGGCGTTGATTACACGACGATTCACGTTGGAGTAACCAGGGAAGTCGTCGAGAAGATGAAGAGGGTAAAGAGAGTCGTCGGCATGGTCTCGCGCGGTGGCACTTTTCTGGCGGCATGGATACTCCACTGGGGCGAGGAGAACCCCTTCTACAGGGACTACGACTACCTCCTTGAGCTGGCCAAGGAATACGACGTCGTTCTGAGCCTCGGCGACGGGCTGAGGCCCGGTGGACTTCCAGATGCCGGCGATGAACTGCAGATATCCGAGCTCTACACCCTCGGGAGGCTCGTTAGAAAAGCCAGGGAATTCGGCGTCCAGACGATGGTCGAGGGGCCCGGGCATGTACCTATAGACCAGATACCGGCCCAGATAAAGCTCGCCAAGGTTGCAACGGACAACGCGCCCTTCTACGTGCTGGGGCCCATCGTTACGGACATCTTTCCGGGCTACGATCACATCACAGCTGCCATAGGCGGGGCGATAGCTGCTCTAAACGGCGCAGACTTCCTCTGCTACGTCACCCCGGCGGAGCACCTCGGACTGCCAACGGTGGAGCACGTAAAGGAAGGAGTGATAGCTTCAAAAATAGCCGCCCATGCAGTCAATTTGACGCGCTTCGAGGCGGATTTTAGAAAGGACTACCTCATGAGCCTCGCTCGTGGCAGGCTCGACTGGGCGAAGCAGTTTGAGCTGAGCCAGGACAGGGATAAGTTCATCGAGATAAGGAAGGAGAGGCCGACTAAAACGGAGGCATGCTCGATGTGTGGCGATTTGTGCGCGATAAAGCTCATCAACGACATGCTCAGAAAGGGGTGA
- a CDS encoding GNAT family N-acetyltransferase, with protein MLIRGKVVGSEIPRFKHRWFGILEVEAEEGKYRLYMTGTVAQWFLTGDEVEIEVLNEPRERNGAKVLDFDDYRLWKFYDGDKIPVWPLFEKTVEAKRYSPLTGELLYTYRLRAREAKYESDFEAIAELEQYHYASQKEKVALWRCENGHIFEANTREACPVCGSEDVHILEIKGSTPASRFLILELVEREEYEPKILSYVRIDPPIPLMHRSLPNGEVEKNIREKVFPKEWFHPAFWPERIMRELYEELRRRYKKRIARSYLWEEAKWKALAETNTAGARIARVVVHPDYRSDGLGQLSVKSALEWVAKRRIPEMRKRKHLVETIAQMARYNPFFEKVGFKFLWETASGRPVLFYPLSEEAKEYIERFLKEDPYAPEDGKLWKPSYGKVEPLSGPIRFINVSKVFESELDIKGLPEEIQELLKAFGVRHRVIQRPVLRNLNFEIKPGELVAIVGASGAGKTTLLRLVLGSANGWWEERYRPTTGRIEVPGNVKASVLIPGEFEPNFGSESILEHVYRKIRDINAAVEILNRAGLSDAVLYRAKFSELSTGQKERAKIASLLAEKPNLLLMDEFAAHLDTLTAMRVAKKVAEIVREAGITALIITHRPEVLKALDPDRVLFVGYGTARVSKL; from the coding sequence ATGCTCATACGGGGAAAGGTCGTCGGGAGCGAAATCCCGCGCTTCAAACACCGCTGGTTTGGAATCCTTGAAGTTGAGGCGGAGGAGGGAAAATACCGCCTCTACATGACCGGCACCGTAGCCCAGTGGTTCCTGACGGGCGACGAGGTGGAGATAGAGGTTCTCAACGAGCCGAGGGAGAGAAACGGGGCTAAGGTCCTTGACTTCGACGACTACCGTCTCTGGAAGTTCTACGATGGAGATAAAATTCCGGTCTGGCCCCTCTTCGAGAAAACCGTTGAGGCGAAGCGCTACTCGCCTTTAACAGGTGAGCTGCTCTACACCTACAGACTCCGCGCGAGAGAAGCCAAATACGAGAGCGATTTTGAGGCCATAGCGGAGCTTGAGCAGTACCACTACGCGAGCCAAAAGGAGAAGGTCGCCCTGTGGCGCTGTGAGAACGGACACATCTTCGAGGCGAACACGAGGGAAGCCTGCCCCGTCTGCGGGAGCGAGGATGTGCACATCCTTGAGATAAAGGGTTCCACGCCAGCATCGCGTTTCCTGATCCTTGAGCTCGTCGAGAGGGAGGAGTACGAGCCAAAAATCCTGAGCTACGTCCGGATTGACCCGCCCATACCCCTCATGCACCGCAGCCTGCCGAACGGCGAAGTTGAGAAAAACATCCGGGAAAAAGTCTTTCCTAAGGAGTGGTTTCATCCGGCCTTCTGGCCTGAGAGGATAATGAGAGAGCTTTACGAGGAGCTGAGGAGGAGGTACAAGAAAAGAATAGCGCGCTCCTACCTCTGGGAGGAGGCCAAGTGGAAGGCCCTGGCGGAGACCAACACCGCCGGAGCGAGGATTGCCCGCGTTGTGGTTCACCCAGACTACCGCTCCGACGGGCTGGGACAGCTGAGCGTCAAATCCGCCCTCGAATGGGTAGCCAAGCGCAGGATTCCCGAGATGAGGAAGAGGAAGCACCTCGTCGAGACCATAGCCCAGATGGCCCGCTACAACCCCTTCTTCGAGAAGGTCGGCTTCAAGTTCCTCTGGGAGACCGCCAGTGGAAGGCCCGTCCTCTTCTACCCGCTGAGCGAAGAGGCTAAGGAATACATCGAGCGCTTTTTGAAGGAAGACCCGTACGCGCCGGAGGATGGAAAGCTGTGGAAACCGAGCTACGGAAAGGTTGAGCCTCTGAGCGGGCCGATAAGGTTCATCAACGTGAGCAAGGTCTTCGAGAGCGAGCTCGACATTAAAGGATTGCCGGAGGAGATTCAGGAACTGCTGAAGGCCTTTGGTGTGAGACACCGCGTCATCCAGAGGCCCGTCCTGAGGAACCTCAACTTCGAGATAAAGCCCGGCGAACTGGTTGCTATAGTGGGTGCGAGCGGGGCAGGAAAGACCACCCTGCTGAGGCTCGTTCTCGGCTCTGCAAACGGCTGGTGGGAGGAGAGGTACAGGCCAACCACCGGCCGGATAGAAGTGCCCGGGAACGTGAAGGCCTCAGTCCTGATACCAGGTGAGTTCGAGCCGAACTTCGGCTCCGAGAGCATACTGGAGCACGTTTACAGGAAGATCAGGGACATAAACGCCGCCGTGGAGATACTCAACAGGGCCGGCCTGAGCGATGCGGTGCTGTATAGGGCCAAGTTCTCTGAGCTGAGCACCGGACAGAAGGAGAGGGCGAAGATAGCCTCGCTTCTGGCCGAAAAGCCGAACCTCCTCCTGATGGACGAGTTCGCGGCCCATCTCGATACGCTAACGGCCATGCGCGTTGCAAAGAAAGTTGCGGAGATAGTAAGGGAAGCGGGCATAACTGCTTTGATAATCACCCACAGGCCGGAGGTTCTGAAGGCTTTAGATCCCGACAGGGTGCTCTTCGTTGGCTACGGGACGGCCAGAGTATCTAAACTGTAA
- a CDS encoding phosphoribosylaminoimidazolesuccinocarboxamide synthase, which produces MRLVYRGKTKDVYEEGPYLIFHFKDTVLGREGKEDSGGNEVIGEREGKGSIVLEQTEFFFKLLERNGVKTHFIERIDERKARFLKAERIPLEVIYRFKAYGSFLRRYRGWVNQLQELNIVEFTLKDDSLDDPLIAEEAVVALGIASRREVEEMKETTRKVARILGKFFSSRGLQLVDFKLEFGRLDGGLIVIDELSGDTMRVAKKEMVLTREELSEVIE; this is translated from the coding sequence TTGAGGCTGGTCTACCGGGGAAAGACGAAGGACGTTTACGAGGAGGGCCCCTACCTAATCTTCCACTTCAAGGATACAGTTCTCGGCAGAGAAGGGAAGGAAGACAGCGGAGGCAACGAGGTAATCGGTGAGAGGGAGGGAAAAGGAAGCATTGTCCTGGAGCAGACGGAGTTCTTCTTCAAACTTCTTGAGAGAAACGGCGTAAAAACGCACTTCATCGAGCGCATTGATGAAAGAAAAGCACGCTTCCTGAAGGCAGAGAGGATTCCGCTGGAAGTTATCTATCGTTTCAAGGCCTACGGGAGCTTTCTCAGGCGCTACAGGGGTTGGGTCAATCAATTGCAGGAGCTCAACATCGTGGAGTTCACGCTAAAAGATGATTCCCTCGACGACCCGCTCATAGCTGAGGAGGCAGTAGTTGCCCTCGGAATCGCGAGTCGGAGAGAGGTCGAGGAGATGAAGGAAACGACGAGGAAGGTGGCAAGAATATTAGGGAAGTTCTTCTCATCAAGGGGCCTCCAGCTCGTTGATTTCAAGCTTGAGTTCGGAAGGCTCGATGGTGGGCTGATAGTTATAGACGAACTTAGCGGGGACACGATGCGCGTCGCGAAAAAGGAGATGGTTCTGACTCGGGAGGAGCTCTCGGAGGTGATTGAATGA
- a CDS encoding formate--phosphoribosylaminoimidazolecarboxamide ligase, with translation MIISTIASHSSLQILLGAKDEGFKARLYVKPERRAFYASTRLADELVVTEDMGVILGDDGIVIPHGSFVAYLGLEAIEKAKARFFGNKRFLKWETTFELQDKALDEAGIPRVQVVEPGEIEPDELYFVRLEGPRGGRGHFIDRGEELEGRLGNIKANFRIEEFVPGVYLYVHFFYSPILKRLELLGVDERVVIADGNARWPVKQLPYTIAGNVGVALRESLLPRLYDYGLAFVEAMKRLEPPGIIGPFALHFAYDGSFRAIGFASRIDGGSNALHWYGRLYWREEMAVGRRIAREIRLALGEERLGEVVT, from the coding sequence ATGATTATCTCGACGATAGCCTCTCATTCCTCCCTCCAGATTCTCCTTGGAGCTAAAGACGAGGGATTCAAGGCGAGGCTCTACGTGAAGCCCGAAAGGAGGGCCTTCTACGCCTCCACGAGGCTCGCGGACGAGCTTGTCGTCACGGAAGACATGGGCGTGATTCTTGGGGACGATGGAATCGTAATCCCTCACGGCTCCTTCGTCGCTTACCTCGGGCTTGAGGCAATAGAGAAGGCTAAAGCCAGGTTCTTCGGCAACAAACGCTTCCTGAAGTGGGAGACGACCTTTGAACTGCAGGATAAAGCGCTGGATGAGGCGGGGATTCCAAGGGTTCAGGTAGTTGAGCCGGGGGAGATTGAGCCTGATGAGCTTTACTTCGTTCGCCTTGAGGGGCCGAGGGGCGGGAGAGGGCACTTCATAGACAGGGGAGAGGAGTTGGAGGGGAGACTGGGGAACATCAAGGCCAACTTCAGAATCGAGGAGTTTGTTCCCGGTGTTTACCTCTACGTCCACTTCTTCTATTCGCCGATTTTGAAAAGGCTTGAGCTCCTCGGCGTCGATGAGCGGGTAGTTATAGCCGATGGAAACGCCCGCTGGCCTGTGAAACAGCTCCCCTACACCATAGCGGGGAACGTGGGAGTAGCTTTAAGGGAGTCCCTCCTGCCGAGGCTCTACGACTACGGTTTGGCCTTCGTTGAGGCGATGAAAAGGCTCGAACCGCCGGGAATAATTGGTCCATTTGCGCTCCACTTCGCCTACGACGGGAGTTTTAGGGCGATAGGCTTCGCCTCGCGGATAGACGGTGGCTCGAACGCACTCCACTGGTACGGAAGACTCTACTGGCGGGAAGAGATGGCCGTTGGGAGGAGGATAGCGCGGGAGATAAGGCTCGCTCTCGGGGAGGAGAGGCTTGGGGAGGTGGTAACTTGA
- the thiD gene encoding bifunctional hydroxymethylpyrimidine kinase/phosphomethylpyrimidine kinase — translation MAVLIIAGLDTGGGAGLKADIETVSALGEHPLPILTAVTYQNPEKVSGYFSLPVEVVRDQIQAVNGHFDIKAVKVGMLGSGEIAKVVAKETEDLTRVFDPVMASSTGERLIDDIESLKVLVKGSIVTPNVPEAEALSGLKIHSLEDMKESAKFIAQTLKAEAVIVKGGHLNLTDLLYWNGEFFEFPGERVDGFTHGTGCAFSSALAAFLAKEFELPEAVGNAKSFVEGAIRFSKAEAKAVNPLWKLQRDAYRWRAREELERAVQELVKLGEKLNPHVPEVGTNFALATALGEVFAVKGRIVRYGKTVKPVGPVELGASDHLRRALLKMREFYPEVRAVLNLRYSEGLIERAKKLGLVVSFYDRREEPEEVKRAERGTMEWGIETAVKRAEKRPDLIYHLGDWGKEPMVLIFGRDAREVVERVRGLLD, via the coding sequence ATGGCCGTTTTGATTATAGCCGGCCTCGACACCGGCGGGGGAGCTGGACTGAAGGCTGACATCGAGACGGTCTCGGCTTTAGGGGAGCACCCGCTCCCAATTCTTACAGCGGTCACCTACCAGAACCCCGAGAAGGTTTCTGGCTATTTCTCTCTTCCAGTGGAGGTCGTGAGGGACCAGATACAGGCCGTTAATGGGCACTTCGATATTAAGGCAGTCAAAGTGGGCATGCTTGGGAGCGGGGAGATAGCCAAGGTCGTTGCCAAGGAGACGGAGGACTTAACGAGGGTCTTCGACCCGGTGATGGCTTCGAGCACCGGTGAGAGGCTCATTGACGACATCGAGTCGCTCAAGGTCCTCGTGAAGGGCTCAATAGTTACCCCAAATGTCCCGGAGGCCGAAGCTCTAAGCGGTCTTAAAATCCACTCCCTCGAGGACATGAAGGAATCCGCCAAGTTCATCGCCCAAACTCTGAAAGCGGAGGCGGTAATAGTCAAAGGCGGGCACCTGAACCTAACCGATCTCCTCTACTGGAACGGGGAGTTTTTCGAGTTTCCTGGGGAAAGGGTCGATGGCTTCACCCACGGGACGGGCTGTGCCTTCTCGTCAGCCTTGGCCGCTTTTCTGGCGAAGGAGTTTGAGCTTCCCGAGGCAGTTGGAAATGCTAAGAGCTTCGTCGAAGGCGCCATAAGGTTCTCAAAGGCCGAAGCAAAGGCCGTCAATCCCCTCTGGAAGCTCCAGAGAGATGCCTACCGCTGGAGGGCCAGGGAAGAGCTTGAAAGGGCCGTTCAAGAACTCGTGAAGCTCGGCGAAAAACTCAACCCTCACGTTCCCGAGGTGGGGACGAACTTCGCGCTGGCGACTGCCCTTGGAGAGGTCTTCGCGGTGAAGGGCAGAATCGTCCGCTACGGAAAAACGGTTAAGCCAGTAGGACCGGTTGAGCTTGGAGCGAGCGACCACCTGAGAAGGGCATTGCTCAAGATGCGCGAGTTTTATCCTGAGGTTAGGGCCGTGCTCAACCTCCGCTATTCGGAAGGGCTGATAGAGCGGGCTAAAAAGCTCGGCCTCGTCGTTTCCTTCTACGACAGGAGGGAGGAGCCGGAGGAAGTAAAGAGGGCCGAGAGGGGGACGATGGAGTGGGGCATAGAAACTGCCGTGAAAAGGGCGGAAAAGAGGCCGGATTTAATCTACCACCTCGGTGACTGGGGCAAGGAGCCGATGGTTCTCATCTTTGGAAGGGACGCTCGGGAGGTTGTGGAGAGAGTTAGGGGACTTTTGGACTAA
- a CDS encoding IMP cyclohydrolase has protein sequence MTYTGRTLGIGLMDGKPFAFYLLCSRSFPRRKAIVRENAVYIENLTETDNPYVSYPVVRLLDEYAVVTNGLQTDFIAQALEWESPKKALVHVLDALDYERDDYDTPRIAGIIGTSGKGWLGFAGRDEFWVKTLELKDGKAFVTATYNLGFAKLDFPGFDGAEELAERAMWLSFEKKVLAVGIVKERKGWGLAFSPRR, from the coding sequence TTGACCTACACGGGAAGGACCCTTGGGATCGGTCTGATGGACGGCAAACCCTTCGCCTTCTACCTCCTCTGCTCCCGCTCCTTCCCTAGGAGGAAGGCAATCGTGAGAGAAAACGCGGTCTACATCGAGAACCTAACAGAGACGGACAACCCCTACGTCAGCTACCCCGTCGTGAGGCTCCTCGATGAGTACGCCGTCGTCACCAACGGTCTCCAGACGGACTTCATTGCCCAGGCCCTCGAGTGGGAGAGTCCAAAGAAGGCCCTGGTTCACGTTTTGGACGCCCTTGACTACGAGAGGGACGACTACGACACGCCTAGGATAGCCGGAATAATCGGAACCAGCGGGAAGGGCTGGCTCGGCTTCGCCGGGAGGGACGAGTTCTGGGTGAAGACGTTGGAGCTTAAAGATGGAAAAGCCTTCGTGACGGCAACATACAACCTCGGCTTTGCGAAGCTCGATTTCCCGGGCTTTGATGGCGCCGAGGAGCTTGCCGAGAGGGCTATGTGGCTGTCCTTCGAGAAGAAGGTGCTCGCAGTTGGAATAGTGAAAGAAAGGAAGGGGTGGGGGCTGGCCTTTAGTCCCCGCCGCTGA
- a CDS encoding sulfide-dependent adenosine diphosphate thiazole synthase: MLREMEISRAIIEAYTAELLEGLSLDVAIVGAGPSGMVAGYYLAKNGVKVAVFEKKLSIGGGIWGGAMGFNRIVVQEEAREILDEFGITYKSFKNGLYVADAIETATTIASQAVKAGVRFFNMVEVEDLVLKDDRVAGIVINWTPVLMTGLHVDPLTVEAKFVIDSTGHGAQISRHLVKRGLLEVPGEGPMWAERGEELTVKHTREIFPGLYVTGMAANAIAGAPRMGPIFGGMFLSGRKAAFEILEKLR, from the coding sequence ATGCTGAGGGAGATGGAGATAAGCAGGGCGATAATCGAGGCCTACACGGCCGAGCTTCTTGAGGGCCTGAGCCTCGACGTCGCTATTGTGGGCGCGGGCCCCTCGGGAATGGTTGCCGGCTACTACCTTGCCAAGAACGGGGTCAAGGTTGCGGTCTTCGAGAAGAAGCTCTCCATCGGCGGCGGAATCTGGGGCGGCGCGATGGGCTTCAACAGGATAGTCGTGCAGGAAGAGGCCAGAGAAATCCTCGATGAGTTCGGCATAACGTACAAGTCCTTCAAAAACGGCCTCTACGTTGCCGATGCCATCGAGACAGCAACCACAATCGCGAGCCAGGCCGTTAAGGCCGGCGTGAGGTTCTTCAATATGGTTGAGGTCGAGGACTTGGTTCTCAAGGACGACCGCGTGGCCGGGATAGTGATCAACTGGACGCCGGTTCTCATGACGGGCCTCCACGTAGACCCGCTCACGGTGGAGGCGAAGTTTGTAATCGATTCGACTGGCCACGGGGCGCAGATAAGCCGGCACCTCGTCAAGAGGGGCCTGCTTGAGGTTCCCGGGGAGGGCCCGATGTGGGCCGAGAGGGGCGAGGAGCTGACGGTAAAGCACACGAGGGAAATCTTCCCCGGCCTCTACGTCACAGGGATGGCCGCCAATGCAATAGCCGGAGCACCGAGGATGGGACCGATATTCGGCGGAATGTTCCTGAGCGGGAGGAAAGCGGCCTTCGAAATTCTCGAAAAGCTGAGGTGA